One genomic region from Yarrowia lipolytica chromosome 1C, complete sequence encodes:
- a CDS encoding uncharacterized protein (Compare to YALI0C19404g, some similarities with uniprot|Q06525 Saccharomyces cerevisiae YPR152c, similar to Saccharomyces cerevisiae YPR152C; ancestral locus Anc_3.498): MHAKTPYKIPSSSLTITASSAMSKRQNDSNLPKKGPHRPHKRHKPGESRDRPRFKIPLIENWLLIFLRSGKHFFYNKETKQSAWEAPDHVDDFLYNNVDQNLVLVLLARARGLRKKDDVYWRVGEDTLYQRLRLSGVDNAMSKVVSAKIETPSQTSQLETSTVESAEGAAESASVGMEAHESDSEEFSSSDESEGENNGIDFSALLSEDEEGMEINGDVGPSEGAKTTFKELLNAYNVNPFSTWDKELDKLVDDDRYEVLETRLDRENVFNEWAKDVIRQRKEAKEAEAGGEDELEVDISAAEEFVMLLKDTFRKGKFYVEYRRKNKGDERFKAIDITDKERESVYRAYSKVAPTKKKERVTAFKKLLEDNKALINAETNLGNLHTTISNDIACMVLDIEERAEILDEFVSKLTRGQIESVEEAKKKRQERLLYEKSKAAHIERKKAEWGIEKGKKRLDKQNRDLDREVQKLGMGGLKSQLK, translated from the coding sequence ATGCATGCCAAAACACCATACAAAATTCCATCCTCATCACTAACCATCACAGCATCGAGCGCCATGAGCAAGCGCCAGAATGACTCCAATCTGCCGAAAAAAGGCCCACATCGACCTCACAAACGACACAAGCCCGgcgagtcacgtgacagacCGCGATTCAAGATCCCACTCATTGAAAATTGGCTGCTGATTTTCTTGCGGTCTGGAAAGCACTTCTTTTACAACAAGGAGACGAAACAATCGGCGTGGGAGGCACCGGACCACGTGGATGACTTTCTCTACAATAATGTAGATCAGAATTTGGTTCTTGTGCTTCTAGCGCGTGCCAGAGGATTACGGAAGAAGGATGATGTTTACTGGCGTGTTGGAGAGGATACTCTCTACCAGCGACTGAGGCTTTCTGGGGTCGACAATGCAATGTCGAAAGTTGTTTCCGCCAAGATTGAGACACCGTCCCAAACTTCCCAACTGGAAACTTCAACTGTGGAGAGTGCCGAAGGTGCAGCAGAGTCAGCATCTGTTGGTATGGAGGCACATGAATCGGATTCAGAGGAGTTTTCTTCATCGGACGAATCTGAAGGAGAAAACAACGGTATTGATTTCTCTGCTCTTCTGAgtgaggatgaggagggAATGGAAATCAATGGGGATGTGGGACCTTCGGAAGGTGCCAAAACCACTTTCAAGGAGTTGCTGAACGCTTACAATGTCAATCCATTTTCTACTTGGGACAAGGAGTTGGATAAACTGGTTGATGACGACCGGTATGAGGTCTTGGAGACTCGATTGGATAGAGAGAATGTGTTCAACGAGTGGGCCAAGGATGTGATTCGGCAGAggaaggaggccaaggaggccgaggccggCGGTGAAGATGAGCTTGAAGTTGACATTTCTGCAGCCGAGGAGTTTGTGATGCTTCTGAAGGACACATTCAGAAAGGGCAAGTTTTACGTGGAGTATCGGCGAAAGAACAAGGGAGATGAGCGGTTCAAGGCGATTGATATCACCGACAAAGAGCGAGAGTCTGTCTACCGAGCATACTCCAAGGTAGCTcccacaaaaaaaaaggagcGGGTTACTGCTTTTAAGaagcttctggaggacaACAAGGCGTTGATCAATGCGGAGACAAACCTCGGAAACCTGCACACCACCATTTCCAATGACATAGCATGCATGGTGCTTGACATTGAAGAGCGAGCTGAGattctggacgagtttgtGTCCAAGCTTACCAGAGGTCAGATTGAGTCggtggaagaggccaagaagaagcgacaGGAGAGATTGCTATACGAAAAGAGCAAGGCTGCGCATATCGAACGGAAGAAGGCAGAATGGGGCATTGAAAAGGGCAAGAAGAGGCTGGACAAGCAAAATAGGGATCTGGATAGAGaggtccagaagctcgGTATGGGAGGGCTCAAGAGCCAGTTGAAATAG